A stretch of DNA from Nitratireductor thuwali:
GCGATCGGAAATCGAATACGACCAATGATCGAAGGTAACGGGAAATGACCGATCTGGCTTATGAAACCGATCACCTGGACCTGATGAGCACGCCGCAGGATAGCGGCCTGCATCAGCTTCGCCCGGTGCCGCGCATTTCCATCCAGGCCTTCTGCGAAACCGAAGCCGTCGCCAACCCGATCGAGCGGGCGGGGGAAGACCGGCGCATGGCCAAGACCCACCTCAAGGTCCATATGGGCGGGGTAGCCGGGGCGGTCGAGTTCTACCGTCAGGCTGCCACGCCCAATCTCATCATCCTTGAATCGCGGGCCGAGCCCAAGGAGCTTCTGGCTTCTCTGTCGCAGCTTGCCGAGGTCTGCGACCCGACGTCGAAGGTCGTCATCATCGGCCATTACAACGACGTCTGGCTCTACCGCGAGCTCATCCGCTCCGGCATCTCCGAATATGTCGTTGCGCCCATCTCCATGGCCGACATCGTCAGCGTGATCGCCACCATCTTCGTTGATCCGGATGCCGAGCCGGTCGGCCGGTCCATCGCCTTCATCGGCGCGAAGGGGGGCGTCGGCTCGTCGACCATCGCCCACAACATCGCCTGGTCCATGTCCTCGCTCTTCGAAAGCGAGGTCGTGGTGGCCGACCTCGATCTGCCCTTCGGCACCGCCAATATCAATTTCGATCAGGATCCGGCCCAGGGCATTGCCGAAGCCGTGTTCTCGCCCGAGCGCATCGACGAGGTCTATCTCGACCGCCTTCTGGCCCAGTGTGCGGAGCGCCTTTCGCTGCTGGCCGCGCCCTCGACGCTCGACCGCCCCTATGATTTCGACGCGGAAGCCTTTGCGCAGATCATCGACACGGCGCAGCGCTCGGCGCCGCTGGTCGTGCTGGACGTGCCGCATGTGTGGACAGGTTGGTCGAGGACGACCCTTGCCCGGGCCGACGACGTCGTCATCACCGCGACGCCGGAACTTGCCAACCTGCGCAACACCAAGAACCTCGTCGACATGCTGAAGAAGCTGCGCCCCAACGACGCGCCGCCGAAGCTGATCGTCAATCAGGCCGGCGTCCCCAAGCGCCCGGAAATCAGCGCCGAGGACTTCGCCGAGCCCCTCGGCATCACGCCGCTCGCCGTCATCCCGTTCGAGCCGCAGCTTTTCGGCAACGCCTCGAACAATGGCCGCATGCTGGGCGAGATGGACCAGAACAGTCCGGTCGTGGCGCAGATAAACGATCTGGCGCACATCCTCACGGGGCGGCGGGAGATCAGGCCGCAGAGGAAGTCCGCGCTTGCCGGCCTTCTCGGCCGCCTGAACCGCAAGACGTAACCGTAAATAGCGAGCGGTAGCAGCATGTTTGGCAAAAGAGGTTCCAGCTCCACGAACGGCGGCCCGTCGCGCCCGGCGGCGCCGGCCGACGGCGCCGGTCTGACCGAAACGCTCGAGCGGCCGGAGCCCAAGCCGCAGGCCGCTCCTCCTCCGCCGGCGGCCGCCGAACCGTCCAGACGCGCGCCCGAGCCGATGCAGCCTGCGTCTCCGGCGGCACAGGCGTCGGCGCCGCGCAATCCGCGCGAGCGCACCGAATCCTATTACGACACCAAGAGCCAGGTCTTCTCCGCGCTCATCGACACGATCGACCTGTCGCAGCTTTCCAAGCTGGAGCCCGACAGCGCTCGCGAGGAAATCCGCGACATCGTCAACGACATCATCGCGATCAAGAACTTCGCGATGTCGATTTCCGAGCAGGAGGAGTTGCTCGAGGACATCTGCAACGATGTGTTGGGCTACGGCCCGCTGGAGCCGCTTTTGGCCCGCGACGACATCGCCGACATCATGGTCAATGGCGCCCGCCAGGTGTTCATCGAGGTCAACGGCAAGGTCGAGCAGACGCCGATACGCTTCCGCGACAACCAGCAGCTCCTCAACATCTGCCAGCGCATCGTCAGCCAGGTCGGCCGCCGCGTCGACGAATCGAGCCCCATCTGCGACGCCCGCCTGCCGGACGGCTCGCGCGTCAACGTGATCGCGCCGCCCCTGTCCATCGACGGCGCCTCGCTCACCATCCGCAAGTTCAAGAAGGACAAGCTCACGCTCGATCAGCTCGTCCGTTACGGCGCGATTTCGCCCGAGGGCGCCCAGGTGCTCCAGATCATCGGCCGCGTGCGCTGCAATGTCGTCATCTCGGGCGGCACCGGCTCCGGCAAGACGACGCTGCTCAACTGCCTGACCAACTATATCGATCGCGACGAACGCATCATCACCTGCGAAGATTCGGCCGAGCTTCAGTTGCAACAGCCCCATGTGGTGCGGCTGGAAACCCGTCCGCCCAATCTGGAAGGCGAAGGCGAGGTGACCATGCGCGACCTCGTGAAGAACTGCCTGCGCATGCGCCCTGAACGCATCATCGTCGGCGAGGTGCGCGGCCCGGAAGTATTCGACCTTTTGCAGGCCATGAACACCGGTCACGACGGCTCCATGGGCACCATCCACGCCAACAGCCCGCGCGAGTGCCTCAATCGTATCGAATCCATGGTGGCGATGGGCGGCTTCACCCTGCCGCAGAAGACGGTGCGCGAGATCGTCGTCGGCTCGGTCGATGTCATCATCCAGGCCGCCCGCCTGCGCGACGGTTCCCGCCGCATCACCCACATCACCGAGGTCGTGGGCATGGAAGGCGACGTGATCATCACCCAGGATCTGGTGCTCTACGACATGAAGGGCGAGGACGCACAGGGCAGGATCATCGGCGAACATGTTTCCACCGGCGTCGGCCGCCCGGCCTTCTGGGACCGCGCCCGCTATTATGGCGAGGAAGCCCGCCTGGCGGCGGCGCTCGAAGCGATGGAAAAGAAGACCAATTGATGAGCGGGATGGGATGAATGTTCGGTCTTGAGCCGGCGGTGCTGGGTTTTATCGTGCTGGCGACGTGCAGCGCCGGGGCGCTCGCCTATGCCCTGCTTTTTACCACCATCGCAAACGAGCAGAAGGTCGAGCGGCGGCTTGAAACGGTCAAGCGCGCCGAGACGGACCGTGCCGCGGTCAAGGCCTCGCGCGACCGCGTGGCGGAAGTATCCAAGCGCCGCAAGACGATCCAGGACTCCCTCAAGGACATCGAGAACCGGCAAAAGGGCAGGGACCTTTATCTCAAGAAGCCGCCGCTGAAGATACAGATACGCCAGGCCGGCCTGAACGTCAGCATCGAACGCTTCTACGTCTATTCGGCCATTGCCGGCGTCCTGCTGGCGCTGCTGACGTTGATCGTGGGCGCGCCGCTTTTCGCCGTTCCCGGCGCGCTCCTGGTCGGCGGGCTGGGCCTGCCGCGCTGGGTCGTCGGTTTCCTGCGCGCGCGCCGCGTCAAGGCCTTCCTGAACGAGTTTCCGAACGCCCTCGACATCATCGTCCGCTCCGTCAGGTCGGGCCTGCCGCTCAACGATGCCGTGCGCATGATCGCCGCCGAGGCGCCGGAGCCGGTTCGCACGGAGTTCCGCCGGATCGTCGAAGGTCAGCAGCTCGGCATGTCGATGGCCGAATCCACCCTGCGCATGAGCGAGACCATGCCCTGTTCGGAGGCATCGTTCTTCGGCATCGTCATCCAGATCCAGAGCCAGGCCGGCGGCAACCTCTCCGAAGCCCTGGGCAACCTTTCCAAGGTGCTGCGCGACCGCAAGAAGATGAAGGCCAAGGTGGGCGCCCTGTCGATGGAAGCCAAGGCATCGGCGGCCGTGATCGGCTCGCTTCCCTTCATCGTCGCGTTCCTCGTCTACATCACCAGCCCGAGCTATATCGCGCCGCTCTTCACGACCGGCACCGGCCATCTCATCCTGGGCGTGGCGGGCCTGTGGATGAGCATGGGCATCTTCGTCATGCGCCAGATGATGAATTTCGAAGTCTGATGGGGAAGCAGTCATGACCGAAGGCATCGCACGCGCCCTTTTCGATCCGGCATTTCTTATCGCGTTGCTCGTGGCGGTGGCCGTCTTCGCCACCGTTTTCACCCTGCTTCCGGTATCGTCGGGCGACACGCTCAAGTCGCGCATGCGCTCGGTGGCGCTGGAGCGGGACGAACTGCGCGCCAAGCAGCGGGCCCGGCTCGCGGCCGAAAGCGACCGGAAGCGCCGGGGCCTGCGCGAGCAGGAAAGCGGCAGGATCCGCAGTATCGTGGACAGTCTGGACCTGAAGCGGGCACTGGCCGACGAGCAGACGGTCGCAAAGCTGCGCATGGCGGGCTTCCGTGGCCAGAACCCGCTGACCAAGCTGCTGTTCTTCCGGCTCGTTCTGCCGTTCGTGGGCTTCGGGCTGGCCGCCTTCTACATTTTCGCCCTTGGCGCGCTCGCCGACAAGCCGTTCTTCATGAAGGTATTCGTGTGCATCCTGGCGGCCTATGCCGGCTTCTATGCGCCGGTCATGTATGTCTCCAACCGCGCCAGCAAGCGCAAGCAGTCCATCCAGCGCGCCTGGCCGGACGCGCTCGACCTGCTGCTCATCTGCGTCGAATCCGGCATGTCCGTGGAGGCCGCCTTCCGCCGGGTGGCCGACGAGATCGGCAGCCAGTCCGTGGCGCTCGCCGAGGAGTTTGTGCTGACCAACGCCGAATTGTCGTTCCTGCAGGAGCGGCGCCAGGCCTATGAGAATCTGGCCGCGCGCACCGGCCTCGAAACGGTGAGAAGCGTTTCCCAGGCCCTGATCCAGGCCGAGCGGTACGGCACGCCGGTCAGCCACGCCCTGCGCGTGCTGGCCAATGAAAGCCGCGAGGAACGGATGACGGCGGCCGAAAAGAAGGCCGCCGCGCTGCCGCCCAAGCTGACTGTCCCGATGATCATCTTCTTCCTGCCGGTCCTGTTCGCCATAATCCTCGGCCCCGCCGGCATCACCCTGTCCGAAAAGGGCCTGTTCGGGAACTGATGCGATCGAGGCTCGCGCCAAGCTTCGTCATCAACTCTGAGGGGATAGCTCTGTCTCAGCCCGCGCGTGAGCGGCCGCGCTCCGTCAACAGCTCGGTTTTTGCCGAGTTCCGGTCCCGACCTTGAGGACGACACTAATGCGCCCGCCTCGTCATCCCAGACGGGGATGACGGAGGTAGGCGCCAGCTTCCTCAAAGTTGATGCCGGCAGGCCGATTCAGGCTGAACTCTTCCTGGCCCTATCCGGCCGCCGAACAGGAAGCGCAGTGGCCGCGGATTTCGACGGTCGTCTTCGACGGCTTGAAGCGGTGCCCGGCCGTCCATGCGCCGAGGCGCTCCTGCACCACATCGTCCGAGAATTCATCCACCTTCCCGCATTTTTCGCAGATGGCGAAAGCGATCATGTCATGCGCATGGCAGTCGGGGTGGGCGCAGGCGACGAAGGCGTTGATGCTCTCCAGCCGGTGGACGAGACCCATTTCCTGCAGCTTTTCCAGCGCGCGGTAGACCTGCAGCGGCGCGCGGAAGCCCTCGTCGCGCAGCCGGTCGAGGATCGTATAGGCGCTGAGCGGCCCCGCCGCGCTGTCGAGCGCGTGCATGACGAGGTTCTGGTTTCGGGTCAGTTGATGGCGCGTCGTCATCGGCGGGCCTCCATGCTTCGCGCTCGCCGCAGGGGCAGCCGCGCCAGGCTGAGCAGGAACAGGATGAAGGCCGCAACCACGATCGACGGCCCCGACGGCGTGTCG
This window harbors:
- a CDS encoding AAA family ATPase, giving the protein MTDLAYETDHLDLMSTPQDSGLHQLRPVPRISIQAFCETEAVANPIERAGEDRRMAKTHLKVHMGGVAGAVEFYRQAATPNLIILESRAEPKELLASLSQLAEVCDPTSKVVIIGHYNDVWLYRELIRSGISEYVVAPISMADIVSVIATIFVDPDAEPVGRSIAFIGAKGGVGSSTIAHNIAWSMSSLFESEVVVADLDLPFGTANINFDQDPAQGIAEAVFSPERIDEVYLDRLLAQCAERLSLLAAPSTLDRPYDFDAEAFAQIIDTAQRSAPLVVLDVPHVWTGWSRTTLARADDVVITATPELANLRNTKNLVDMLKKLRPNDAPPKLIVNQAGVPKRPEISAEDFAEPLGITPLAVIPFEPQLFGNASNNGRMLGEMDQNSPVVAQINDLAHILTGRREIRPQRKSALAGLLGRLNRKT
- a CDS encoding CpaF family protein codes for the protein MFGKRGSSSTNGGPSRPAAPADGAGLTETLERPEPKPQAAPPPPAAAEPSRRAPEPMQPASPAAQASAPRNPRERTESYYDTKSQVFSALIDTIDLSQLSKLEPDSAREEIRDIVNDIIAIKNFAMSISEQEELLEDICNDVLGYGPLEPLLARDDIADIMVNGARQVFIEVNGKVEQTPIRFRDNQQLLNICQRIVSQVGRRVDESSPICDARLPDGSRVNVIAPPLSIDGASLTIRKFKKDKLTLDQLVRYGAISPEGAQVLQIIGRVRCNVVISGGTGSGKTTLLNCLTNYIDRDERIITCEDSAELQLQQPHVVRLETRPPNLEGEGEVTMRDLVKNCLRMRPERIIVGEVRGPEVFDLLQAMNTGHDGSMGTIHANSPRECLNRIESMVAMGGFTLPQKTVREIVVGSVDVIIQAARLRDGSRRITHITEVVGMEGDVIITQDLVLYDMKGEDAQGRIIGEHVSTGVGRPAFWDRARYYGEEARLAAALEAMEKKTN
- a CDS encoding type II secretion system F family protein → MFGLEPAVLGFIVLATCSAGALAYALLFTTIANEQKVERRLETVKRAETDRAAVKASRDRVAEVSKRRKTIQDSLKDIENRQKGRDLYLKKPPLKIQIRQAGLNVSIERFYVYSAIAGVLLALLTLIVGAPLFAVPGALLVGGLGLPRWVVGFLRARRVKAFLNEFPNALDIIVRSVRSGLPLNDAVRMIAAEAPEPVRTEFRRIVEGQQLGMSMAESTLRMSETMPCSEASFFGIVIQIQSQAGGNLSEALGNLSKVLRDRKKMKAKVGALSMEAKASAAVIGSLPFIVAFLVYITSPSYIAPLFTTGTGHLILGVAGLWMSMGIFVMRQMMNFEV
- a CDS encoding type II secretion system F family protein, whose protein sequence is MTEGIARALFDPAFLIALLVAVAVFATVFTLLPVSSGDTLKSRMRSVALERDELRAKQRARLAAESDRKRRGLREQESGRIRSIVDSLDLKRALADEQTVAKLRMAGFRGQNPLTKLLFFRLVLPFVGFGLAAFYIFALGALADKPFFMKVFVCILAAYAGFYAPVMYVSNRASKRKQSIQRAWPDALDLLLICVESGMSVEAAFRRVADEIGSQSVALAEEFVLTNAELSFLQERRQAYENLAARTGLETVRSVSQALIQAERYGTPVSHALRVLANESREERMTAAEKKAAALPPKLTVPMIIFFLPVLFAIILGPAGITLSEKGLFGN
- a CDS encoding Fur family transcriptional regulator; the encoded protein is MTTRHQLTRNQNLVMHALDSAAGPLSAYTILDRLRDEGFRAPLQVYRALEKLQEMGLVHRLESINAFVACAHPDCHAHDMIAFAICEKCGKVDEFSDDVVQERLGAWTAGHRFKPSKTTVEIRGHCASCSAAG